Proteins co-encoded in one Marmota flaviventris isolate mMarFla1 chromosome 9, mMarFla1.hap1, whole genome shotgun sequence genomic window:
- the LOC114098467 gene encoding olfactory receptor 51I2-like, which yields MRSLGTNLSSTTSFTLMGFPELGSLEHWLAALLLLLYAVSILGNTLILFIIKEEQSLHQPMYYFLSLLSVTDLGVSFSTLPTVLASMCFHALETAFDACLAQMFFIHFFSWTESGILLAMSFDRYVAICNPLRYSSVLTDVHVARMGISIIIRSFCMVFPLPFLLKRLPFCKVNVLIHSYCLHPDMIRLPCGDTTINSMYGLFIVISAFGIDSVLILLSYVLILRSVLAIASKEERLKTLNTCVSHICAVLIFYVPMVSVSMVHRFGKHAPEYVHKFMSLVYLFVPPMLNPIIYSIKTKEIRKRLHKMFFVPKL from the coding sequence ATGAGAAGTTTGGGGACTAACCTCTCAAGTACCACCAGCTTCACACTCATGGGCTTCCCAGAGTTGGGAAGCCTGGAGCACTGGCTGGCCGCCCTCCTCCTGCTGCTTTATGCTGTCTCCATCCTAGGCAACACCCTGATTCTCTTCATCATCAAGGAGGAGCAGAGCTTGCACCAGCCAATGTACTACTTCCTGTCCCTTCTGTCTGTCACTGACCTGGGGGTGTCCTTTTCTACACTGCCCACTGTCCTGGCTTCTATGTGTTTTCATGCTCTAGAGACTGCTTTTGATGCCTGCCTGGCCCAAATGTTCTTCATCCATTTTTTCTCCTGGACAGAATCTGGGATCCTGTTGGCCATGAGTtttgaccgctatgtggccatctgtaaccCTTTGCGCTATTCTTCAGTGCTCACTGATGTCCATGTAGCCCGCATGGGAATATCCATTATCATCCGCAGCTTTTGCATGGTCTTTCCACTTCCTTTCCTCCTGAAGAGGCTGCCCTTCTGTAAGGTCAATGTTCTGATCCATTCGTACTGTTTGCACCCTGACATGATCCGCCTGCCCTGTGGAGATACCACCATCAACAGCATGTATGGCCTGTTCATTGTCATCTCTGCCTTTGGTATAGATTCAGTGCTCATCCTCCTCTCCTATGTGCTCATTTTGCGCTCTGTGCTGGCCATTGCCTCCAAGGAAGAGAGGCTCAAGACACTTAACACATGTGTATCACATATCTGTGCTGTGCTTATCTTCTATGTGCCCATGGTTAGTGTATCAATGGTCCATCGATTTGGGAAGCATGCTCCTGAGTATGTGCACAAGTTCATGTCCTTGGTCTATCTCTTTGTGCCTCCAATGCTCAACCCAATTATCTATTCCATCAAGACTAAGGAGATTCGTAAGAGGCTACACAAGATGTTTTTTGTACCCAAGCTCTGA